tgagggagggaggCGGGTGTTGCTGATGGGCAGCCCTCACCGTTTGCAGTCCTTGTCCTTGTGACTGAATGAAGGTGGGCACCTCCCTGAGGTTACAAGACCCTACTTGAGGAAGGGCAAAGAGGTCCCCATTCTTCACCACCGGCGGATATGCTGAGGGAAAAGTGCCCGGCTCCCCCTCCTCGCCAGCCCCCTCCTTGCCGTCCTCGCTCACCTGAGCGAAGTCGAGGCTGACAGGGAGGGGAGCCAGGCCCTTCTCCCTCAGCGCACCCACCAGTGGAGAGGCATGAGCTTGCCCTCCCTCAAATGCGGCCTCGTTGCCTCAAGAAGGGTCCTGGCCCTCGCTGCCACCGTGATCCCAGCTCAACTCAAaaggaagagaaggcggagaaggagagagaagacgGAACACGgccagagagggaaggaaggaaagaaaaggggtttCCATGGGGGAAGGCCTTTCAACCCTCtcctgcccagccacgcattcccGGGTCACTTCTATGTTCAGCTTGATGAAGCACTGCTCCGCAGTTGGACTGTTACGGCAGCTAGCTGGCCTTCcgcaggttctactgcatttcagggatttttataatttcatactcttacaattttattagtgggattttatatgcaCTGTTGATTTTACTTATGTCtttatatttatacttgtgtattgttgtttatatgcggggcacttggaatgcttctgtgagccgccccgagtcccttaggagagatggtggcagggtacaaatgaggttttatcatcatcatcatcaattgctACACTGTGATGGTAAGGGATACAATGAAAGCAGTAGCCAGAGGAATGTTATTAAAAAACAACGAAatttaaagaaaacaagaaaaaaagattaaaataagGAATTAGAGATGAAACATATGCTAGAAAAGGATAAACAAAGCTATATAAAAACATTAGCAATGAGAAAATAGAGTaagaaaaggcacaaagaattttgatatttttaaatggagaattgtcaaaagtcagacgccaattagagagcaaaatagagtttattaaagcaacagtccaaaaaatagctcaacaaactaaaaagacttaaaacacttaactttcagtgttattaagtagaacaagcaggaaaaaaaccaaaaaacaagaactagcaaataatccggattagccagagatataatccaggttaaacttaaagttctagaacttgacccaaaagttcacaatgggctgaaaaacggaggcatgaactaagcaagcagtattgaagcccacaaacctttcccaaacctcaaaagtacaaaaaaggagttcaaaacaaacaaatgcacaaactgagctagggaacacCCAGCTGAGAGCAGCAAAGACAGCGAAACAGTGAGACGCTGGCGAGCtcacagcaaccgctgctggaacatacaccaaaccaagagttaaaggagcaaagCGGGAAagtgtcgtcaagccggtccgaagtcgggataaaccagcaacgccaagctgctgcagaagcaaacgccaagccaggagttaaaggagcagagcgggagaacgtcgtcaagccggtccaaagtcgggataagcagacagcgtcgttatcaggagtgaaggtagtagtcaacaACAGCAGatagccacggaatagagaacgacgccaagccacggattgagagcgaagagcaaagccgagtcaagttccggtccaaggtccgaaaggttgaagtcatccaagaaggtcacaacacgaaatggcacaaagagccaaagtaacgagggcaaacagcagctaatacaaaatagcaataacagtgcagtccaggaaaacccacacaattccagccctccattgcagaataacccagattaaatttacatccgttgcaaagtcccagttcagtcttcagtaacacacacaggaaacccaatggcgcccagcaataccttgccacacgcaatttataatggccaaacaaccccaatatatccaggtctccctgggcgtccaaactatccacgcccaaagagcaggtatctcaacttcttaatctgaatcagaactccacacagccaatgcccttgggtcaggcgttcctaattcctcatcagagtcccaatcatcctgcccgtgcccaactctatccacacctgtggactccctctcactcctccaagcagaccaagtgggatctgcttctgaagacacccaagcttccccagcatcagcagtatccatgggccccgattcgtccccaagcatctccggtgcccgtgcccagtccgtgcccaattcctccgttaacacctgttccccagcatccatttccacctcaggatccccacataaatcctgctcagaagactccccatcagtctccctgacccttttcctaaacaaatcctccaatgagccctcctcgcgagggtttttccttcctctcctgatcccaccactatcattcacagtctctgaaggcgcattcacaacaagaatactttgaatacagtaatagaaactccaaattattagccaaagcagcacacattagaaaggaaaaaaattaataacatccattaaagacaaggaaggtaagaaggatggaagacaaaatattaacttttccaagatcataTCAAGAACTATACTTGgcaaaagaaaactccaaaagtaaaatagaggaatatattgagaaatattggaaaataaagatCCAGGAAACAGATACATTAGTTATGGAACTAAGAGTATTAAAACaagtaaaattaatttatttgcagaAGATACCCATTTATCAGTGGAAAACCCAATACaacaatggggaaaaaatgaaaattacctAGAAGAATTTGGGAAAATTAAAAGTTTTGCAAATTAACTGGAACAAGTCAGAAGTGTAGTTATTTAATTATCACTaagaagagatttaaaaaataaaacaggaggggataattaaaattaaagacaATTAAGGATCTGGGAATAAATGTTATAGAGAATTAGAAGATTTAgatactaataattttattaaactaagaaaggaaataaatatacaattattagaaTATGCTAAACTCAAATTGATGTCTATTccatgaaaagctctgtccacactccatgcatttctatggtttctgcccagcgtgagtcctttgatgggaacgtagtcctgaacttcgagtaaagctctgtccacactccaggcagttatagggtttctccccagtgtgaatcctttgatgggaacgtagtcctgaactacgagcaaagctctgtccacactccaggcagttatagggtttctctccagtgtgagtcctttgatgtgaacgtagacctgaactacgagcaaagctctgtccacactccaggcagttatagggtttctctccagtgtgaatcctttgatgtttatgcaagcttcccttctgagtgaagctctgtccacactccaggcagttatagggtttctccccagtgtgaatcctttgatgtttatgcaagcttcccttctcagtgaagctctgtccacactccaggcagttatagggtttctccccagtgtgaatcctttgatgtttatgcaagcttcccttctcagtgaagctctgtccacactccaggcagttatagggtttctccccagtgtgaatcctttgatgtttatgcaagtttcccttctgagtgaagctctgtccacactccaggcagttatagggtttctccccagtgtgaatcctttgatgtttatgcaagtttcccttctgagtgaagctctgtccacactccaggcagttatagggtttctccccagtgtgagtcctttgatgtgaacgtagacctgaactacgagcaaagctctgtccacactccaggcagttatagggtttctctccagtgtgagtcctttgatgtgaacgtagacctgaactatgagcaaagctctgtccacactccaggcagttatagagtttctctccagtgtgagtcctttgatgtgaacgtagacctgaactatgagcaaagctctgtccacactccaggcagttatagggtttctccccagtgtgagtcctttgatgtttatgtaagcttcccttctcagtgaagctctgtccacactccaggcagttatagggtttctccccagtgtgaatcctttgatgtttatgcaagcttcccttctcagtgaagctctgtccacactccaggcagttatagggtttctccccagtgtgaatcctttgatgtttatgcaagtttcccttctgagtgaagctctgtccacactccaggcagttatagggtttctctccagtgtgagtcctttgatgtgaacgtagacctgaactatgagcaaagctctgtccacactccaggcagttatagggtttctctccagtgtgagtcctttgatgtgaacgtagacctgaactatgagcaaagctctgtccacactccaggcagttatagggtttctctccagtgtgagtcctttgatgtgaacgtagacctgaactatgagcaaagctctgtccacactccaggcagttatagggtttctccccagtgtgagtcctttgatgtctcttcaggtttccatgctgactaaagctctttccacattcaatacatttatatactttctcctccatgtcaacaatgttatgtacatttaattccaataaagacacttgattcttgtttttccctttctgattactcacagcactgggttcaaattacaggaaagtagattctatctgaacattaagaacttcctgagctgttcagcagtggaactctctgcctcaaagtgtagtggaggctcctttggaatcctttaaacagaggccagatgctcatctgtcaggggtactttgcgccTTTCCTacacggcagaggcctggactgggtgcctcatgcagtctcttccgactctatggttctactctataatccaaagtgaatgtaggaattcagcaggatcagccccttgagaggaatcctttttcctagaggactggtttccttcctgcactttggtttccaaatgccttaatatcgactagaagctggttcgtttcccatcacggcaggggtggctccagagaactctcacgtcctggtcaagaaagaagaagccaaaggttagacatgaagccgcatacctctggctcaaggtaaacaaagcgaaaaaggaaagaagaaaggaaagatggaaggaagggaggaaacacagaaggacaggataagagaaggaaggaatcatggaaggagggaactgaacccttttcccatattggagggccacacccatttcactgggtcagacccaaacgtggttaaaggaacagaaggcaggcaggcaggcagaactccgtccagcattcaagggtgtaacatattctggatcaggggtccccaaactaaggcccgggggccggatgcggccctccaaggtcattgacctggcccccgccctcagttttataaaataacattttaatatcattttaataatataatatattgtatatacatataatattgataataatattataatgttataatgttatacaatataatattaataatgccatataataatattaattatatgttatatattacatataatattacagtatagtggtatagttcaatatagtaatatataatgctaatattgtgctatgctaataatataatatattctatgtacatacagctagtctgagtccccttcagggtgagaagggcaggatataaatgtaataaataaatgtagtaaatgaataaataaataattttagacttaggctcacccaaagtctgaaatgacttaaggcacacaacaacaacaacaatcctaattaacttgactatctcattggccagaagcaggtccacacttcccattgaaatcctgatagggttatgctggttacaattgttttcatttttaaatattgtattgttctttcattgttgttgttgttttgcactacaaataagacatgtgcagtgtgcataggaatttgttcgttttttctttttctttttccaaatgataatttggcccctccacagtcggaaggattgtggaccggccctcggcttaaaaagtttgaggagccctgttcTGGATCCTGGGTTTCCGTGAATTACCAGCATTGTGCTAAATGCGcaaaggaacaaggatttctttatgGATTGTGTCCttatctcccctgccacagggACTCCCAACTCCGCTTCCtcagcatctcaaagggtcactccggccacatttcccaaatgaatcttccaaactaaGAAGGACCTGCCTTCCCAACTGGCTCATTCACAACCACGTTCACAAATTGAGTCCATGCTGAACTAAGTTCCATTCAGGCATTCATGCATTCCCTCTGTAGAGCCCATGATGAGAtggtattctatctccccaaacaCTGGCACCCTCACATGGTTAAGGCAGATACAAAAGAAGGTTTCTAATGGTAACgaatataatgaatataatgaaaataatatagtgtagtaaaataacagaaaataaattataaaataactagctgtgcccagccacgcgttgctgtggcgaagtgtggtggtatggaaaataaagtattgaggaattggtggtagttaaggtcaagggtcccctgggctgagtgggttgctaagggaccaagtgaacagagcttagcattctaactggcagcaattggataaaacaattattcctctccctctaattaggactttatttatttatctttttatggtatcaacctagaggcatgaatgaggggttgtgctgtcaaatttcgaggttggggggtgtttacttttgttgttttgtccgctgccgtgatgccatcactcttttatatatatagactagctgtgcccggccacgcattgctgtggcaaagtggtggtggtattggttaaaaattgttgtgtaatttttatttgacgttatttgcatttttttattaattttattgtaagttatatttttatttattatattttattattttcttgtattacttttagttattttctgttattatagtattttattgtattaattttttagtgtttttaattattttttagtgtttttattattttttattgggttgctaggagaccaagttggaggagcttagccttctaactggcagcaattggataaaaacaattattcctctccttctaattaggactttatttttcttttctttttgttgtatcaacctagaggcatggatgaggggttgtgctggcaagtttcgaggttgtggggtgtttacttttgttgttttgtccgctgccgtgatgccatcactcttttatatatatagatataaatttaaaaaagtagtataataatacaataatatagtaaaaataacatagtaaaacaacaaaaataataataataaataataaaataaagtaataatgaataacatatattcaaatatattcatccggagtttcggggtgcggtgtcatctgtacgcagatgatgtccagctctgtcactccttcccacctgtcactcaggaggctgtccaggtcctgaaccggtgtctggccgctgtgtcggactggatgagggccaacaaattgaaactgaatccagacaagacagaggtcctcctggtcagttgcaaggccgaacagggaatagggttacagcctgtgttggacggggtcacactccccctgaagacacaggttcgcagtctgggtgtgaaGGCCcgctgggggaaaatggctatctccaggtctggctacccaagcggctttggtttaccttataattatacctcaaaccccaaagtaaatactctagaagctgattaaagataaccaaaaatatgtttattgaaaacaggaaacagtccttttaatgtattagaaataatatgaagtaaaatcactgaaattatacagatataaaactaccctgtttcccctaaaataagacatccccagaaaataa
Above is a window of Anolis carolinensis isolate JA03-04 unplaced genomic scaffold, rAnoCar3.1.pri scaffold_18, whole genome shotgun sequence DNA encoding:
- the LOC134294650 gene encoding zinc finger protein 658B-like, whose protein sequence is MEEKVYKCIECGKSFSQHGNLKRHQRTHTGEKPYNCLECGQSFAHSSGLRSHQRTHTGEKPYNCLECGQSFAHSSGLRSHQRTHTGEKPYNCLECGQSFAHSSGLRSHQRTHTGEKPYNCLECGQSFTQKGNLHKHQRIHTGEKPYNCLECGQSFTEKGSLHKHQRIHTGEKPYNCLECGQSFTEKGSLHKHQRTHTGEKPYNCLECGQSFAHSSGLRSHQRTHTGEKLYNCLECGQSFAHSSGLRSHQRTHTGEKPYNCLECGQSFARSSGLRSHQRTHTGEKPYNCLECGQSFTQKGNLHKHQRIHTGEKPYNCLECGQSFTQKGNLHKHQRIHTGEKPYNCLECGQSFTEKGSLHKHQRIHTGEKPYNCLECGQSFTEKGSLHKHQRIHTGEKPYNCLECGQSFTQKGSLHKHQRIHTGEKPYNCLECGQSFARSSGLRSHQRTHTGEKPYNCLECGQSFARSSGLRSHQRIHTGEKPYNCLECGQSFTRSSGLRSHQRTHAGQKP